The following coding sequences are from one Rhinoraja longicauda isolate Sanriku21f chromosome 35, sRhiLon1.1, whole genome shotgun sequence window:
- the LOC144610100 gene encoding LIM domain-binding protein 3-like: MMSPPAAANQDGVALPASPARLSWQQKTSSSLNYQAESAHVIRTSDGFIGGGMVTGPPAPAPPAPASKPNVVSTASIRPAPYQQPKGPPAQVHSSTAAFNMAKPAASLEAVQPPTSGSRPPWVTDDTFAQKFQAGKSTTTLTKHIQPLPHSAPLKPPVLAPAHPPAREPAHGPLPGQTAGGIRNLVQRAERFPASSRTPLCGQCNSIIRGPFLVALGRSWHPEEFNCTYCKVSLVDTGFVEEQNNIYCEKCYEQFFAPNCAKCNAKIMGEVMHALRQTWHTTCFVCAACGKSFGNSLFHMEDGEPYCEKDYIALFSTKCHGCDFPVEAGDKFIEALGYTWHDTCFVCAVCHVNLEGQPFYSKKDKPLCKKHAHAINV, translated from the exons TTGGCAGCAGAAGACCTCTTCGTCTCTTAACTACCAGGCTGAATCTGCTCACGTCATTAGAACTAG TGACGGCTTCATAGGCGGTGGCATGGTGACCGGCCCCCCGGCCCCAGCACCACCAGCGCCTGCCTCTAAACCTAACGTGGTCAGCACGGCCAGCATCAGACCTGCTCCCTATCAACAGCCCAAAG GCCCCCCTGCACAGGTGCACAGCAGCACGGCTGCATTTAACATGGCCAAGCCAGCTGCATCGCTGGAGGCCGTGCAGCCCCCGACATCAGGCAGCCGCCCGCCGTGGGTGACGGACGACACCTTTGCCCAGAAGTTTCAGGCGGGAAAAAGCACCACCACGCTGACCAAACACATCCAGCCGCTGCCCCACTCCGCGCCGCTGAAGCCGCCGGTGTTGGCGCCGGCCCATCCTCCTGCCCGTGAACCCGCTCACGGCCCGCTGCCCGGCCAGACGGCCGGCGGTATCCGCAACCTGGTGCAGAGAGCGGAGCGCTTCCCCGCTAGCAGTCGCACCCCACTGTGCGGACAGTGCAACAGCATCATCAG GGGTCCTTTCCTTGTGGCTTTGGGCCGCTCCTGGCACCCAGAGGAGTTTAACTGCACTTACTGCAAGGTCTCGCTGGTTGACACTGGATTTGTGGAGGAGCAGAACAATATTTACTGTGAGAAATGCTACGAGCAGTTCTTCGCTCCAAATTGTGCCAAGTGCAATGCAAAGATCATGGGG GAAGTGATGCATGCCTTGCGACAGACCTGGCACACCACCTGCTTTGTCTGCGCTGCCTGTGGGAAATCCTTTGGGAACAGCCTTTTCCACATGGAAGACGGAGAGCCCTACTGTGAAAAAG ATTATATTGCCCTCTTCAGCACTAAGTGCCATGGATGTGACTTCCCTGTGGAGGCTGGAGACAAGTTCATTGAAGCGTTGGGATATACCTGGCATGATACCTGCTTCGTCTGTGCT GTGTGCCATGTGAACCTTGAGGGCCAGCCATTTTATTCCAAAAAGGACAAGCCACTCTGCAAGAAGCACGCCCATGCCATTAACGTTTAA